In Blautia sp. SC05B48, a single genomic region encodes these proteins:
- a CDS encoding ABC transporter ATP-binding protein, translating to MNTKMKRSTATWIWDFAGEYRSRYVLSVLSAVCGVICGILPYFVMANMIGDLLGGCRDTNIYLQHCLVMALLWVGRCGFHSISTTLSHKATFAVLGNIRKRVCEKLTRVPLGTVLDMPSGSVKNVLVERIDSIETTMAHIIPEFTSNLLVPIALLVYLFVLDWRMALAVLVTVPIGFGCYAGMTRGYAESYQNTVDKTKILNDTAVEYINGIEVIKAFGKAQSSYEKFVVAAKEGASCYVEWMRRCNIYFCLAMSVFPATMVAVLPIGGLLFRAGTLDANTFIQVILFSVGLITSLITVMSYGDDLAKLSTIIGEVTGILEQEEQTRPQVSASQPKNNDIALHDVTFGYHEKEVLHGINMTIREGTVNALVGPSGSGKSTIAKLIAGLWDVDGGSISFGGVDIRQMTQQDYNRYIAYVSQDNYLFDTTVMENIRMGNQSATDEEVIEAAQNSGCHDFIMSLDHGYQTIVGGAGGHLSGGERQRITIARAMLKNAPIVILDEATAFTDPENEALIQSSVAKLTKGKTLLVIAHRLSTITNSDRIFVVEDGNIRSSGTHQELLEKDSLYAQMWRSHIAVRDTEEGGAAQ from the coding sequence ATGAACACAAAAATGAAACGCTCTACAGCAACGTGGATCTGGGACTTTGCGGGAGAATATCGCTCCCGTTATGTACTCAGCGTACTCAGTGCTGTGTGTGGCGTGATCTGCGGCATTTTGCCCTATTTCGTCATGGCAAATATGATTGGCGATTTACTGGGTGGATGCCGGGACACGAATATTTACTTACAACACTGCCTTGTGATGGCGCTTCTTTGGGTGGGGCGATGCGGCTTTCACAGCATTTCCACCACGCTTTCTCACAAGGCGACCTTTGCGGTGTTGGGCAACATCCGCAAACGGGTATGTGAGAAGCTGACTCGTGTGCCGCTGGGCACGGTGCTGGATATGCCCTCCGGTTCGGTGAAAAATGTACTGGTGGAGCGCATCGACAGCATCGAGACCACTATGGCGCATATCATTCCCGAATTTACATCAAACCTGTTGGTGCCTATTGCCCTGCTGGTGTATCTCTTTGTACTGGATTGGCGCATGGCTCTGGCTGTGCTGGTAACAGTGCCCATCGGATTCGGGTGCTATGCAGGAATGACCCGTGGCTATGCGGAAAGCTATCAGAACACCGTGGATAAAACCAAGATACTCAATGATACTGCGGTAGAGTATATCAACGGCATTGAGGTCATCAAAGCGTTTGGCAAGGCACAAAGCTCCTATGAAAAATTCGTGGTCGCCGCCAAAGAGGGCGCAAGCTGTTATGTGGAATGGATGCGGCGATGCAATATCTATTTCTGCCTTGCCATGTCCGTTTTCCCGGCGACCATGGTGGCGGTTCTTCCCATCGGCGGTCTGCTGTTCCGTGCCGGTACGCTGGATGCCAATACCTTTATTCAGGTCATTTTGTTCTCCGTTGGTTTGATCACATCCCTGATTACCGTTATGTCCTACGGCGACGATCTGGCAAAGCTGAGTACTATCATCGGAGAAGTGACCGGTATTTTAGAGCAGGAGGAGCAGACCCGCCCGCAGGTTTCCGCATCTCAGCCGAAAAATAACGATATTGCGCTGCATGACGTGACCTTCGGCTACCACGAGAAAGAGGTGCTTCATGGCATCAACATGACCATTCGGGAAGGCACGGTCAACGCCCTCGTTGGTCCTTCCGGCAGCGGGAAATCCACCATTGCAAAACTCATTGCGGGACTGTGGGATGTGGACGGCGGCAGTATTTCTTTCGGCGGCGTGGATATTCGCCAAATGACCCAGCAGGACTACAATCGGTACATTGCCTATGTCTCTCAGGACAATTACCTGTTCGACACCACCGTCATGGAAAATATTCGTATGGGCAACCAGAGCGCAACGGACGAAGAAGTCATTGAGGCGGCCCAGAACAGCGGTTGCCATGACTTTATTATGAGTTTGGATCACGGCTACCAGACTATTGTGGGCGGTGCCGGTGGGCATCTCTCCGGTGGCGAGCGTCAGCGTATCACCATTGCCCGTGCCATGTTGAAAAACGCTCCTATCGTCATTCTGGACGAGGCAACAGCTTTTACCGATCCGGAAAATGAAGCCCTCATTCAGTCCTCCGTAGCCAAGCTGACAAAAGGAAAGACCCTGCTGGTCATTGCCCATAGGCTTTCCACTATCACCAACAGCGACCGGATATTTGTGGTGGAGGATGGCAATATCCGCTCCAGTGGTACCCACCAGGAGCTGCTGGAAAAGGACAGCCTGTACGCACAGATGTGGCGTTCTCATATTGCTGTGCGGGATACGGAGGAAGGAGGTGCAGCACAATGA
- a CDS encoding helix-turn-helix domain-containing protein has translation MENEYSPWAMFHSTDMGDNLEEMVETEDCKVLRMRDPSGDGLMTIYRVFDGVYLIYNDFHMTHCYSRFNSSSRIFCIDHCREGRIEHRTDKDMRYYMEQGDLRMDRRVHHSGDMYFPVSHYHGITVGFFLDHAEQSVREAMPGVSFDLSELADKFCGKDSIYILRKHPSIEHIFSELYNVPAKIRMDYFKIKVMELLVFLRALELSEYKDERPYFYSSQAEKIRAVHKLLTDDLTRNYTTEELAKQFDLSTSALKNGFKGVYGSPIYTYIRNYKMNVAASMLVTDRKKRIIEIASAVGYDNPSKFAAAFKEIFDTPPAEYRNDRR, from the coding sequence TTGGAAAATGAATATAGTCCCTGGGCAATGTTTCACAGTACGGACATGGGTGACAATCTGGAAGAAATGGTGGAGACTGAGGATTGCAAGGTGCTTCGGATGAGAGATCCCAGCGGCGATGGACTTATGACCATTTATCGGGTATTTGACGGTGTGTACCTGATATATAACGATTTTCACATGACCCATTGTTACAGCCGTTTTAACAGTTCGTCCCGCATCTTCTGCATCGACCATTGTCGGGAAGGACGAATCGAGCATCGGACGGACAAAGATATGCGGTATTACATGGAACAGGGCGATTTGCGAATGGATCGCCGGGTGCATCACAGCGGCGATATGTATTTTCCTGTGTCTCACTATCATGGTATCACGGTTGGCTTCTTCCTCGATCATGCGGAACAATCCGTGCGGGAGGCAATGCCTGGTGTGTCCTTTGACTTATCGGAACTGGCAGACAAGTTCTGCGGTAAGGACAGTATCTATATCCTGCGCAAACACCCTTCCATTGAGCATATCTTCTCGGAGCTTTACAATGTTCCGGCAAAGATACGCATGGACTATTTCAAAATTAAGGTCATGGAGCTGCTGGTGTTCCTGCGGGCTTTGGAACTGTCTGAGTACAAGGATGAACGCCCGTATTTCTATTCCAGCCAGGCTGAGAAGATCAGGGCGGTACATAAGCTGCTGACCGACGATTTGACCCGAAATTACACCACTGAAGAACTGGCAAAGCAATTTGATCTCAGCACATCGGCCCTGAAAAACGGCTTCAAGGGTGTGTATGGCAGCCCCATCTATACCTATATCCGCAACTACAAGATGAATGTGGCAGCGTCCATGCTGGTAACAGACCGTAAAAAGCGGATTATTGAGATTGCGTCTGCTGTCGGCTACGATAATCCAAGTAAATTTGCAGCGGCTTTCAAGGAAATCTTTGATACGCCCCCTGCTGAATACAGAAATGACAGGAGGTAG
- a CDS encoding ZIP family metal transporter: MTAFYGILLPFFGTVMGAGCVFFLKRSLGTQVQRALTGFAAGVMVAASIWSLLIPAMEQAADMGKGAVIPAAAGFWLGILFLLILDRLIPHLHRNADQPEGVKSGFGRTTMLLAVTLHNIPEGMAVGVVYAGFLTGNDEITAAGALALSLGIAIQNFPEGAIISMPLRAEGMKKGQAFLSGVLSGIVEPLGAVLTILAAQFVVPALPYLLSFAAGAMLYVVVEELIPEMSAGKHSNIGTVFFALGFSVMMVLDVVLG, encoded by the coding sequence ATGACGGCTTTTTATGGAATCCTGCTCCCGTTTTTCGGAACTGTAATGGGAGCCGGATGCGTATTCTTTTTGAAAAGATCACTTGGAACGCAAGTACAGCGGGCATTGACCGGCTTTGCCGCCGGGGTTATGGTGGCGGCCTCTATCTGGAGTTTGCTGATTCCAGCTATGGAACAGGCGGCGGATATGGGTAAAGGTGCGGTGATTCCTGCCGCAGCCGGTTTCTGGCTTGGCATCCTGTTCCTGCTGATTTTGGATAGGCTCATCCCACACCTGCATCGTAATGCTGACCAGCCGGAAGGTGTAAAAAGTGGATTTGGCAGGACAACTATGCTGCTGGCAGTAACGCTCCATAACATTCCCGAAGGAATGGCAGTAGGCGTGGTCTATGCAGGCTTTTTGACCGGAAACGATGAAATCACAGCAGCGGGTGCGTTGGCATTATCTCTCGGTATCGCCATTCAAAACTTCCCGGAGGGTGCCATTATCTCTATGCCTCTGCGGGCAGAGGGAATGAAGAAAGGGCAAGCCTTTCTAAGCGGTGTCCTATCCGGCATTGTAGAGCCACTGGGGGCGGTGTTAACAATTCTTGCAGCACAGTTTGTTGTCCCCGCTTTGCCGTATTTGCTGAGTTTTGCCGCAGGAGCTATGCTCTATGTGGTAGTGGAAGAACTGATTCCTGAAATGTCTGCTGGAAAGCATTCCAACATCGGTACAGTATTCTTTGCGTTAGGATTCAGCGTGATGATGGTGTTGGATGTGGTGCTGGGATAA
- a CDS encoding TetR/AcrR family transcriptional regulator, with translation MAFTEQKNEMIRKDLLDEALRCAVTIGVRKTSVEQLTEAVGIAKGSFYKFFPSKELLFFAVLENIHAETYAVAEKALQDNAELPPTERATKIILAACKYLSDTKAMTFIENNAEYLLRRIPSDIKAAHYHDDEVHIRQILEASGLVPKGGMDLAAATIRGLILTVSHQGEIGELYPQVLGMLVHGACRELFD, from the coding sequence TTGGCGTTTACAGAACAGAAAAATGAAATGATCCGCAAGGATTTGTTAGACGAAGCGTTGCGTTGTGCCGTGACCATCGGGGTGCGGAAAACATCGGTGGAACAGCTCACGGAGGCGGTGGGTATTGCAAAGGGTTCGTTCTATAAGTTCTTCCCATCCAAAGAACTGCTGTTCTTTGCTGTGCTGGAAAATATTCATGCGGAAACGTATGCCGTAGCGGAGAAAGCCTTGCAGGACAATGCAGAACTTCCACCAACGGAGCGAGCAACGAAGATCATTCTTGCCGCCTGCAAATACCTTTCCGATACCAAAGCTATGACCTTCATCGAAAACAATGCGGAGTATTTGTTGCGGCGGATACCATCTGACATCAAGGCCGCCCACTATCACGATGACGAAGTTCATATTCGCCAAATTCTGGAGGCAAGTGGACTTGTGCCGAAAGGCGGAATGGATCTGGCTGCCGCCACCATCCGTGGACTGATCTTAACTGTCTCCCATCAGGGGGAAATCGGCGAACTGTATCCGCAGGTGTTGGGAATGCTGGTGCATGGTGCTTGCAGGGAATTATTTGATTAA
- a CDS encoding flavodoxin, with product MSKKILVAYFSASGVTAKAAWKLSEAIEADLHEIKPEVPYSSADLNWMDKKSRSSVEMNDPSSRPTIAEKLADMEKYDVVFVGFPIWWYVAPTIINTFLESYDFSGKTIIPFATSGGSGMGKTNEKLEPSCPGATLLQGKLLNGNLSEYSLKNWVKNLNL from the coding sequence ATGAGCAAGAAAATTTTAGTGGCGTATTTTTCAGCCAGTGGTGTGACTGCAAAGGCAGCGTGGAAACTTTCAGAAGCGATTGAAGCTGATCTGCACGAAATCAAACCGGAGGTTCCTTATTCTTCTGCTGATTTGAATTGGATGGACAAAAAGAGCAGAAGCTCTGTTGAAATGAATGACCCGTCATCCCGGCCGACGATTGCAGAGAAGCTAGCTGACATGGAAAAGTATGATGTTGTTTTCGTGGGGTTCCCTATCTGGTGGTATGTTGCTCCGACGATTATCAATACGTTTCTGGAAAGCTATGATTTTTCCGGTAAGACGATTATTCCTTTTGCAACCTCCGGAGGCAGCGGTATGGGAAAGACAAATGAGAAACTGGAACCGAGCTGTCCGGGGGCAACACTGCTTCAGGGCAAGCTGCTGAATGGAAACTTATCAGAATATTCCTTAAAAAATTGGGTGAAGAATCTGAACTTATAA
- a CDS encoding MATE family efflux transporter, which yields MEHIATKHQPTHLVVSYAGEAAVSGVSLVNQFNTIFIYLFTALASGGAVVISQYIGRKAIDAAGESASQLLRFSAIFSTLVSALVLIGNEGMLRLMFGKVESDVMQACITYLKISAYSYPALAVYNAGASLFRSVGKTSVTMYLSVASNIINVIGNLIGVFVLHAGVAGVAWPSLIARTFSAVVITVLCFRKKNHVFYTRKWIFQWNGALMRHILRIAIPNGLENGVFQLVKVALSSIVALFGTYQIAANGVAQSIWSLAALASVSMGPVFITVIGQCMGNNNTQIAESYLKKLTKITVLLSFAWNLLIFVLTPLFMRFYALEPDTKQLVIWLVLIHNLFNAIAYPFSGALSNGLRAAGDVKFTMYVSVISTIAVRLLLSWLLGVALQMGVIGIAIAMVSDWVIRAVIFFWRQKSGKWKTFQVI from the coding sequence GTGGAGCATATCGCAACAAAGCACCAACCTACGCATTTGGTGGTCAGCTATGCCGGGGAAGCGGCGGTTTCCGGTGTTTCTCTGGTAAACCAGTTTAACACGATTTTTATTTACCTGTTTACGGCACTGGCATCCGGTGGCGCAGTGGTGATCAGCCAGTATATTGGCAGAAAGGCAATAGATGCTGCCGGGGAATCTGCAAGCCAGCTCCTGCGGTTCTCCGCAATTTTTTCCACATTAGTCTCAGCACTTGTGCTGATCGGTAATGAGGGAATGCTGCGTCTGATGTTCGGAAAAGTGGAAAGCGATGTGATGCAGGCCTGCATTACTTATCTTAAAATTTCCGCTTATTCCTATCCGGCTCTGGCGGTCTATAATGCCGGTGCTTCCCTTTTTCGCAGTGTGGGAAAGACCAGCGTGACCATGTATCTGTCGGTGGCTTCCAATATCATCAATGTCATTGGGAACCTGATCGGCGTGTTTGTGCTGCACGCAGGCGTTGCCGGTGTCGCCTGGCCCTCTTTGATCGCCCGGACATTTTCGGCAGTGGTAATCACCGTGCTTTGTTTCCGCAAGAAAAACCATGTATTTTATACGCGCAAATGGATTTTTCAGTGGAACGGGGCGCTTATGCGGCACATTTTAAGGATAGCCATTCCAAATGGGTTGGAAAACGGCGTGTTTCAGTTGGTAAAGGTGGCACTCAGCAGTATTGTGGCACTCTTTGGTACTTATCAGATCGCGGCAAACGGCGTGGCGCAAAGCATCTGGTCTTTGGCTGCCCTGGCTAGCGTTTCTATGGGGCCGGTGTTTATCACGGTCATTGGGCAGTGCATGGGAAACAATAATACACAGATTGCAGAGAGTTACTTAAAAAAACTGACAAAGATTACGGTGCTGCTTTCATTCGCATGGAATCTGCTGATTTTCGTTTTGACTCCTCTGTTTATGAGGTTCTATGCGTTGGAGCCGGACACCAAGCAGCTTGTCATTTGGTTGGTTCTGATACACAATCTGTTCAATGCCATTGCCTATCCTTTTTCCGGGGCACTTAGTAATGGGCTGCGTGCCGCAGGCGATGTGAAGTTCACCATGTATGTTTCGGTCATATCTACCATAGCAGTGCGCCTGTTGCTGTCCTGGCTTTTAGGGGTTGCCCTGCAGATGGGCGTCATAGGAATTGCGATTGCAATGGTCAGCGATTGGGTTATCCGGGCTGTTATTTTCTTCTGGAGACAAAAGTCCGGGAAGTGGAAAACTTTTCAGGTAATATAA